Sequence from the Streptosporangium brasiliense genome:
TGTCGAGCAGCGCCGCGTGCTGGGCGGTCAGCCCGGCCAGGAACCGCGCGCGCCACTCGTCGCCCATCCCGGGCGCGCAGATCCGCCACAGGTCGGCGAAGGCCCGCTCCAGCGGCGGCCCCGGCTCGCCGCCGCCGGCCACCGTGAGCACCCCGGCGAGCGCCGAGGGCTCCTCGCGGAAGCGGGAGGTCCAGGTCAGCCAGCGCGCGAACAGCGTGGCCGTGCCCATGCCGTACCGGGCGAAGGCCCGCCCGGCCAGCAGGTGCGCGCCCGCGCCGGGCTCGGTGTCCAGGCCGACCCTGCGGGACCAGTCGAGCACCGCGGCCTCGATCTGGTACGTCGACGGGTGCATGGGGCACGGGGCCGCCATCGCCGCCAGCCGTTCGGTGAGCGGGACCGGCAGCGTGGCCCCGCCCGATGGTCTGTCAAGTCCGGTGCGCATCGTCTCTTCCCCCGAATAGAACTTCAGCCGCTCCGGCGCACACTGTAGGAGGGGATGGGGCAGGTCACGCGGAGGCACGACGAGGCAGGTCACGCATGGGCACGGCGGCTCCGATGCGGCATCTCACCGCTGTTGCTCGTAACGTGTGCGAAACACGGAGCGGGCAGACTGGTAGAAGACCAGGCGTGTCGCACCACGTCGGAGTCGGCGATGAAGGAGAGAGCTTTGGACCGCCAGCAGGAGTTCGTTCTCCGCACCCTTGAGGAGCGCGACATCCGGTTCATCCGGCTGTGGTTCACCGACGTGCTCGGCTTCCTCAAGTCGGTGGCGATCGCCCCCGCGGAGCTCGAAGGGGCCTTCGCCGAGGGCATCGGCTTCGACGGCTCGGCCATCGAGGGCTTCGCCCGCGTCTACGAGTCGGACATGCTGGCCAAGCCCGACCCGTCGACGTTCCAGATCCTGCCCTGGCGCAGCGAGACGCCGGGCGCGGCCCGGATGTTCTGCGACATCCTCATGCCGGACGGCTCGCCCTCGCACGCCGACCCGCGCTGGGTGCTCAAGCGCACCCTGGCCAAGGCCTCCGACATGGGCTTCAGCTTCTACACCCACCCCGAGGTCGAGTTCTTCCTGCTGAAGAACCGGCCCGAGCGCGGCGCGCGCCCCGAGCCGATCGACGACGGCGGTTATTTCGACCACACCCCGCACAGCTCCGGCCACGACTTCCGGCGCAACGCGATCATGATGCTGGAGTCGATGGGCATCTCGGTCGAATACAGCCACCACGAGGGCGGCCCCGGCCAGCAGGAGATCGACCTGCGCTACGCCGACGCGCTCACCACCGCCGACAACATCATGACCTTCCGGCTGGTCATGAAGGAGGTCGCGCTGGAGCAGGGCATCTGGGCGAGCTTCATGCCCAAGCCCTTCACCGAATACCCCGGCTCCGGCATGCACACCCACATGTCGCTGTTCGAGGGCGACCGCAACGCCTTCTACGAGCCCGGCGCCGAATACCAGCTGTCCAAGGTCGGCCGCTCCTTCATCGGCGGCCTGCTCGCGCACGCCGCCGAGATCACCGCGGTCTGCAACCAGTGGGTCAACTCCTACAAGCGCCTGTGGGGCGGCGCCGAGGCGATCGCCGGGGCCGGGGGCGAGGCCCCGAGCTACATCTCCTGGGGCCACAACAACCGCTCGGCCCTGGTCCGGGTGCCGATGTACAAGCCGCACAAGAGCGGCTCGACCCGCATCGAGTTCCGCTCGCTCGACTCGGCCTGCAACCCCTATCTGGCCTTCGCGGTGATCCTGGCCGCGGGCCTGAGGGGCATCGAGCAGGGCTACGAGATGCCCCCCGGCGCCGAGGACGACGTCTGGGCGCTGACCTCGGCCGAACGCCGCGCGCTGGGCATCCAGCCGCTGCCCCAGTCGCTGGACGAGGCCATCGCGGTCATGGAGCGCAGCGAACTGGTCGCCGAGACCCTCGGCGAGCACGTCTTCGACTACTTCCTGCGCAACAAGCGGACCGAGTGGCGCGAATACCGCCGCCAGGTCACCGAGTTCGAGCTCGGCCGCTACCTTCCAGTCCTGTAAGCCCAGGCCGGCGGCGGATTCTCGCAGGATGAGGGCCCGGGGCCAACCGTGACGCATCGTTGACACGTTCCCCGGGCCTTGCGTGCTTCGCGCTACGCGCGGTCCGGACTCGGGCTGTGTTTCTTGGGGCTCCGCCCCAGACCCATCGCTCCGTCTGGAAAGCGGAAGGTCGGTGGTCCGGCCCCCTGACCACATCATCTGAACAGCCCAGACGCCCCGAAGCGTGACCGCTGCGGGGTGCTTTTCGTGGTGTTCGACGGCGCTGGCGATTTCAGGTCCTCGGCGCGCTCCGCGGAACCGTCACACGGGCACTATGGTCACCATGCCTTCGAGCCCCTTGAAGTCGGCGTCGTTGCGCGTGTAGAGCGGCAGACCGCGAGTGGATGCCACTGCCGCGATCATCAGATCCATTCTGCGGGGGCGTGGGTCGCGATCGGCGGCGATCGTGAGGGCCACCAGGGTCCCGTAGCGGGCGGCGGCGTCGCCGTCGAAGGGCAGCGGTTCGAAGTCGGTGACGGCTGCCCCTAGTTTCTCCATGCGTGCGGCTCTGGTCCCAGCGTTTCCGGCCATGGCGACACCTTGGTGGAGTTCGGCAAGAGTGATCGTGGTGATCTCCGGGATGGCCGGCAACCGGGTTGGGGCGATCAGATCCAGATCGATGCAAGTGCAGGTGTCGAGCACCCCGGACTCGTCACGGTCAGGCGTGGCTGCGCTCCCGGGGATCGTTGTCGTCGCCGACGCGATCTTCCGTGCCGAAGAACTCGTCGGCTTCCTGGCGCATGCGCTCGTGGTCCACATGCGGTAGCCGGCGATGGCGGGCGACCAGTTCCTCCGCGGTCAGGCGTCGTCTGCGGGACAGGGGCCGTAATTCGGCGACTTCGATGCCGTTGCGGGTGATGTGGTAGACCTCGCCCGCCTCCACCGCATCCATGACGGCTGCGGAGTTGTTGCGGAACTCGCATTGGGTAATCGTCTTCATGCATCCAATGTGGCCCCCCGTGTCCCGAGGTGCTACGCCATTGTGAATGATCTGTCCGCCGGTAGACCCGATGTCGTCGACGGCAACGCCCACCACCACCACAGCTACGCGTAGGGCACCGCCGGCACCTCCCTACCCCTGGCTCCCAGTGATATGAGCAGGGCGATTGCCACGCCTGAAAAGCGGAAGCCAGGGCTTTCGTCTCAGCCGACGGTAGCTGACGGCATCGTCCCGAGCGTGTGTGCCGACATATGAGGGGATTCAGGAGATCCACATGGCAGCCCGGCGCTGAGGATCACGTGGCGTCGAATGCGGCGCAGCCCGAGCAGTGCTGGTGACAGCCCCATCCTCTAGCATTCGCGGCCATGCGGCTGATCACATCTTTGTTCGTGGCCACTGGCACCGTGCTGATCGCATGGGGGCTGTACAACGGCATATTCGTTGTGCAGATATGGGCTGACAGCGGGGCAGGCGAAGCTCAGATAGCGGTGGCCTTGCATGCGCTCGCTCGCCCTTTCCTGCTCGCCTTGTCGGGCACCGGGTTGATGCTGGGTGGTATCGCGGTGGCCGCTCTGGCGCGTGCTCGGTAGCCTGAGATCGTGGTGCTGCCCTGGTATGGCTGGGTGCCAAGACCCGCCCCGGGGTCGCTGCGAGCCCTCCAGTAAGTCGCAACGCTTTCTCGCGATGCCGGTGGGAGGGCCTGTGACCGCAACACCTGGCCGCTCCCGTCGTCCGGTGGTCGAGGACGTGACCGCCGGCTGAACGCCCCGGCGTGACGGGCGGACCGAGTGGTGCGTATGCCGCCGCAGGTCACCGGGTCCGAGCCCGGCCGCTGCCCGTCGGTGCCGCGGCGGTCCCTCACACGTCGCGGGCGGGCGGAGACGGCGCGCCGCCGGCCCGACTCCGTACGGCCCGCCTGTCCCGTCCGTGGTCCGCGGCGGTGGGCCGTACGAGATATCCGATCAAACGCAGGCAGCGGAGAGTTTCCCGGGAGTATGCTCTGCGCCGTGCGCGCCGGCGCTCCCTCCGGGACAGCCGGCGGCGCGCTCGTGCGGCCGCCGCCCACGGGGCGGGTCCTCCACCGTGAGCGCACGCCGGGCGGCATGCCGCCCGGATCCCGGCTGCCCGGGATCACCGACCCCTGGTTCGCTGTGTACGCAACGACTCCGGTAAAATCGGTCGGCCTGTTTAGAGTGATTTTTGAGGATCAATAGCCATATAAGGCAATAGGAGGTGCGGCATGACGACGGCTGCCGAGCTGCAGACCGTGTTGACCGTTCCGGCGCGTTTCCGCGGGCCTGAGGGCACCGCGAACGGCGGATGGATCGCGGGCACGGTCACCGAGGCGTTGCACGGCGCCCGGCACGACTCGGCCGTCGAGGTCACGCTGCACGCCCCCACGCCGCTGGAGACCGAGCTGGCCGTGCGCCACCTGGCCAACACCGCCACCCTCACCCACGGCGACACCCTCCTCGTCGAGGCCATCCCGGTCGCCGAGCAGCTCGACGCCCCGGCCTTCGTCCCCTTCAACAAGGCGGCCCTCGCCGAGAGCGGTTTCGCCGGGCTCACCGGTCACGCCTTCCCCGGCTGCTTCGCCTGCGGCATGCGCGACCCCGGCGACGGCCTGCGGATCTTCCCCGGCCCGGTGCCCGGCACCGACCTGGTCGCCGCCGGCTGGCGGGTGCCGATGACCGTCACCGACGAGGACGGGGCCGTCCCCGACTCGATCATCTGGGCCGCGCTCGACTGCGTCACCGGCTGGGCCCACTTCGGGCCCGGCGAGTCGGCCCTGCTCGGCCGCCTGACCGCGCAGGTTCACCGCCGGGTCTACCCTGGCGGCACCTACTCCGTGGTGGGCCGCGCCACCGGCCGCGAGGGCCGCAAGCTCTTCGGCGAGAGCGCCGTCTACGAGGTGGACGGCACCCTGGTGGCCGCCGCCAAGGCCGTCTGGATCACCCCCGCCTGACCCGTCTGGATCACCCTGCCTGATCCCGCCCCGGGGCCGGGGCCGCCCGTGACCCGCGGGGGGCCGGGACAACGGGCCGTCCGTGACTCCGGGGGATCAGGTCAACGGGCCGCCCGTGACCCCCGGGGGACCGGGACAGCGGGCCGCCCGTGCCCCCCAGGGGGGCCGGGTGCCGCCGGCCGGCTCCCGGGCCGAACCAGAACGATCTCTCCGGCGTCTGATCCCACATGGAATCACAGTCGTTGGCCCCCGACGACCCGCAGCGGATCGGGGGCTACCTGCTCGCGGGACGTCTCGGCGTGGGCGGCCAGGGAGTGGTGTACGACGCCTACGACGAGGCGGGCGGCCGGGTCGCGATCAAGGCCCTGCACCCCGGCGCCGCGGGCAACGGGCAGGCCAGGGCCCGCCTCGCGAAGGAGGTGACGGCCGCGACCCGGGTGGCCTCCTTCTGCACCGCCCGGATCGTCGGCGCCGATCTGGAGGCCGACCGCCCGTACATCGTCAGCGAGTTCGTCGCCGGCCCCAGCCTGCGCCAGGCCGTGGAGGACTCCGGCCCGCTGGGCCAGGACGCGGTGCACCGGCTCGCCGTCGCGGTGGCCACCGCGCTGGCCGCCGTGCACGCCGTCGGGGTGGTCCACCGTGACCTCAAACCGGACAACGTGCTGCTCGGCCCGGACGGCCCCAGAGTGATCGACTTCGGTATCGCGCGGACCGAGGAGATGACGCTGAGCGCGACCGGCGCCATGATCGGCACGCCGAAGTACATGGCGCCCGAGGCGCTCAACGGAGGCCGGGCGGGCCCGGCCGCCGACGTCTTCGCCTGGGGCGCGGTCGTGCTCTACGCCGCGACCGGGCACGACCCCTTCCACGCGCAGTCGGCCGGCGCCGCCATGTACCGCGTGCTCACCAGCGAGCCCGACGTGTCCGTGCTGCCCGAGCCGCTGCGCGGACTGGTGTTCGCCGCCCTCGCCAAGGAGCCGGAAGGCCGGCCCGCGGCCCGTGACCTGCTGCTCGGGCTGCTCGGGCACGCCACCCTCGACGAGGGCGTGCAGGTCGCCGCCGACCTGCGCCCGGCCGGGCCCGTGGGCGCCCCGACGCTGGGACGGCTCGCCGAGGAGGTGTTCGCCCGGCTGAGCCCGCAGGAGCAGCGGCAGGTCCCCGAGGTCCTGCTCCGCCTGGTCAGCGCCGACGGGCACGGCGTCCGCAGCGCCGACCGCGGCGAGTTCGGCCCCGGGGCCGAGAGGGTGATCACCGTGCTGTCCGAGGCGGGACTGCTCGGCGTGTCCCCGAAGGACGTGCGGATCACCCGGCCGGGGCTGCTGCCGGCCTGGCCCCGGCTGCGGGAGTGGGTCGAGGTCGAACGCCCGGGGCTGGGCGTCCACGCCGAGCTGCGCGAGGCCGCCCGGCGCTGGGACCGGCGCGGCCACCGGGACACCGACCTGTTCCACGGGCCGCCCCTGGAGCAGGCCATGCAGTGGGCCGCCACCGGGCGCCGTCACCTGAAGCTCAACGACACCGAGACGGAGTTCCTGGCCGCGGCCGCCGCCCTGACCCGGCGGCGGGCCCGCACCCGCCGCGCGGTGACCGGCGTCCTCGCGGGGCTGCTCGCCGTGACCCTGGTCGCGGTCGCGCTCGCCGAGAGCCGGCGGATGGAGCTGGCCCGCTCGCTCGAGCAGGCGGAGGCGCGCCGCCTGGCGGCCTACGCCGACGATCTCCGGCAGGGTGACCCGGTCACGGCCATGCGGCTCAGCGTGGCCGCCTGGCGGCTGTCCGACGTCCGCGAGACGCGTGCGGCGCTGTTCAGCTCGCTGGTGCAGCAGGAGGTGGGGGCGCTGGATCCCCCCGAGCCGGGCGCGCGGTACGCCCTGGGCCCCGGCGGCGCGACCCTGGTCGGCGTGGGCAAGGACGCCATCCAGGTGTGGGACGCCGTCACCGGGAGGCGGCTGCGGACGATCGAGGCCCCCGGCCTCGGCGCCCTGGGCGTCTCCGCCTCCGCCCGCCACGCCGCCGTCAACACCCCGAAAGGGGTGACCCTGTGGGACCTGGCCACGGGCGCCCGGCTGCCGGGCGCGTTCGGGGCCGCCGGGGACTCGGCCCGGCTCGGTCCGGCGGGGAAGGTGCTGGTCTCCTCCTCGAAGACGGAACACGTGATCCGCGAGGTGGCGACCGGCCGGGTCGTGCTCAGGGTGCCCGACACCCCCGGCCTGTACCAGGTCGAGATCGGGGGAGACGACCGCTACGCGGCCACCACCGTGCAGGGCGGTGGCCCGGTCCACCTCTGGGACCTGCGCACCGGCAGGGAGATGCCGGTCCCGGCGGCCGGTCACGCCGTCACCGACGTGGCCGTCAGCCGGGACGGGAGGGTCCTGGCGCTCAACGGCGGCGGCAGCACGTCGTTCTGGAACCCGCGGACCGGCCGGCTGATCGCGCGGAGCGTGGACACCACGGTCGACGGGAACGTGGTGCTCAGCCCGGACGGCCGGCTCGCCGCCGTGCTCGGCCCCTACGGGCTGGAGGTCATGCGGGTGGCCGGTGGCCTGTCCGTGCTCCGGCGCGGGCCGGCCGTACCCGACTCCGAGAACCTGCGCTTCACCGCCGACGGGCGGACGGTGCGTTACGCCGACCCCGCCGGCCGGGTGGTCTCCATGGACGTCGCCACCTTCGCCGGCGGGCGCCCGGTGGACGGCGGCCTGCTGCTCGGGGCGGCATTCAGCCCCGGCGGCGATCTCGTCGCCGTGCAGCGCCGGGTCGAGGGGGAGCGGGCCGTCGAGCTGTGGGACGTGGCGGGCCGGCGCCGGCTGCGCCGTGTCGAGGTGCCCGGCCCGGAGCAGGAGGGCTACCAGAAGAACGCCCTGGCCTTCAGCCCCGACGGGCGGACCCTCGCCATCGGGCCCGGCGACGTCCCGGCCGTCACGCTGTGGGACCTCACCACGATGAGACGGGTCAGGGAGCTGAGATGGGAGGCCGGGGGGACCTACACCCTCGCGTTCACCCCGGACGGCCGCCGCCTGGCGGTCGCGGGGACGGAGGGCGGCCGGAACGCGGTGCGGATCTGGGACGTCGCCTCGGGCCGCCCCGGCCGCCCGCTGGGCGTCGACGCCCAGGTCGTCGCCTTCGGGCCGGGCGGTGACCGCCTGGCGTACGGCGGCACGCGCAACGGGCTGCTGAGCCTGGCCGACGGCGCGGCACGGGACGTCCCCGGGATGGAGGGGGCCACCGCGGCCGCCTTCGCTCCCCGCGGCGGGTCCCTGGCCGTGGGCGACGGTCAGGGGCGGGTCCGGCTGTGGGACGCGGCGAGCGGGACGCCGCGGGGACCGGTCGCCGACGCCCACGTGTCCGAGGTCGGCAGGGTGGTGTTCTCTCCCGACGGGAGCCTGCTGGCCACCACGGGTGATTCCGTGCGCCTGTGGGACGCCGGCACCGGGCAGGGCTTCGGCCTGGCCGACCTCGGCGTCTCCGGGGTGCTGGACCTGGCCTTCACCCCGGGCGGCCGGTCGCTGCGCGTCATCGGCTGGGACGGGGCGATCGTGGAGCGGCCGCTGGGGCCCGCC
This genomic interval carries:
- a CDS encoding glutamine synthetase family protein, which codes for MDRQQEFVLRTLEERDIRFIRLWFTDVLGFLKSVAIAPAELEGAFAEGIGFDGSAIEGFARVYESDMLAKPDPSTFQILPWRSETPGAARMFCDILMPDGSPSHADPRWVLKRTLAKASDMGFSFYTHPEVEFFLLKNRPERGARPEPIDDGGYFDHTPHSSGHDFRRNAIMMLESMGISVEYSHHEGGPGQQEIDLRYADALTTADNIMTFRLVMKEVALEQGIWASFMPKPFTEYPGSGMHTHMSLFEGDRNAFYEPGAEYQLSKVGRSFIGGLLAHAAEITAVCNQWVNSYKRLWGGAEAIAGAGGEAPSYISWGHNNRSALVRVPMYKPHKSGSTRIEFRSLDSACNPYLAFAVILAAGLRGIEQGYEMPPGAEDDVWALTSAERRALGIQPLPQSLDEAIAVMERSELVAETLGEHVFDYFLRNKRTEWREYRRQVTEFELGRYLPVL
- a CDS encoding serine/threonine-protein kinase; the protein is MESQSLAPDDPQRIGGYLLAGRLGVGGQGVVYDAYDEAGGRVAIKALHPGAAGNGQARARLAKEVTAATRVASFCTARIVGADLEADRPYIVSEFVAGPSLRQAVEDSGPLGQDAVHRLAVAVATALAAVHAVGVVHRDLKPDNVLLGPDGPRVIDFGIARTEEMTLSATGAMIGTPKYMAPEALNGGRAGPAADVFAWGAVVLYAATGHDPFHAQSAGAAMYRVLTSEPDVSVLPEPLRGLVFAALAKEPEGRPAARDLLLGLLGHATLDEGVQVAADLRPAGPVGAPTLGRLAEEVFARLSPQEQRQVPEVLLRLVSADGHGVRSADRGEFGPGAERVITVLSEAGLLGVSPKDVRITRPGLLPAWPRLREWVEVERPGLGVHAELREAARRWDRRGHRDTDLFHGPPLEQAMQWAATGRRHLKLNDTETEFLAAAAALTRRRARTRRAVTGVLAGLLAVTLVAVALAESRRMELARSLEQAEARRLAAYADDLRQGDPVTAMRLSVAAWRLSDVRETRAALFSSLVQQEVGALDPPEPGARYALGPGGATLVGVGKDAIQVWDAVTGRRLRTIEAPGLGALGVSASARHAAVNTPKGVTLWDLATGARLPGAFGAAGDSARLGPAGKVLVSSSKTEHVIREVATGRVVLRVPDTPGLYQVEIGGDDRYAATTVQGGGPVHLWDLRTGREMPVPAAGHAVTDVAVSRDGRVLALNGGGSTSFWNPRTGRLIARSVDTTVDGNVVLSPDGRLAAVLGPYGLEVMRVAGGLSVLRRGPAVPDSENLRFTADGRTVRYADPAGRVVSMDVATFAGGRPVDGGLLLGAAFSPGGDLVAVQRRVEGERAVELWDVAGRRRLRRVEVPGPEQEGYQKNALAFSPDGRTLAIGPGDVPAVTLWDLTTMRRVRELRWEAGGTYTLAFTPDGRRLAVAGTEGGRNAVRIWDVASGRPGRPLGVDAQVVAFGPGGDRLAYGGTRNGLLSLADGAARDVPGMEGATAAAFAPRGGSLAVGDGQGRVRLWDAASGTPRGPVADAHVSEVGRVVFSPDGSLLATTGDSVRLWDAGTGQGFGLADLGVSGVLDLAFTPGGRSLRVIGWDGAIVERPLGPAALSAVVCRRAGGGLPPDAWRRYLSPEVPYRATC
- a CDS encoding hotdog fold domain-containing protein, which produces MTTAAELQTVLTVPARFRGPEGTANGGWIAGTVTEALHGARHDSAVEVTLHAPTPLETELAVRHLANTATLTHGDTLLVEAIPVAEQLDAPAFVPFNKAALAESGFAGLTGHAFPGCFACGMRDPGDGLRIFPGPVPGTDLVAAGWRVPMTVTDEDGAVPDSIIWAALDCVTGWAHFGPGESALLGRLTAQVHRRVYPGGTYSVVGRATGREGRKLFGESAVYEVDGTLVAAAKAVWITPA
- a CDS encoding type II toxin-antitoxin system Phd/YefM family antitoxin → MKTITQCEFRNNSAAVMDAVEAGEVYHITRNGIEVAELRPLSRRRRLTAEELVARHRRLPHVDHERMRQEADEFFGTEDRVGDDNDPRERSHA
- a CDS encoding type II toxin-antitoxin system VapC family toxin; protein product: MLDTCTCIDLDLIAPTRLPAIPEITTITLAELHQGVAMAGNAGTRAARMEKLGAAVTDFEPLPFDGDAAARYGTLVALTIAADRDPRPRRMDLMIAAVASTRGLPLYTRNDADFKGLEGMVTIVPV